The genomic segment ACTTCCAGCCGCCGAACACCGTGCCCCCGGGGTTCTTGAGCACGGACGGATCGCAGGCGTCGCCGAGATAGAGGGCCCGCGTCTTTTGCGGGGTGAAGGCGACGGCCAGGGGCCGCGACCAGGTGAGCCTGTCGACGCTCTCCGCGTAGTAGACGTCGTCCCCCGGCTGGCTCTTGTCTTCCCGTCGCCCGCACCACCAGGCCTTCCACTTCCGCTCCTCGTCGTCGTAGAGGATGCTGGGCGCGTAGTCGTAACTGCCGGGGTGTGGCAGCTTGAGGTCGATGAACCGGGGCGGCCCGGCGAGCGCTCGGGGAGCGAGGGCGACGAGCAGGAGCAGGAGACCGAGCGGGAGGCTTCTCGCTCTCCGGGTCGGTCGGGGGCCGTCACCTGCCATCGAGGGTCCTCTCATCAAGCTTGCCAGAGGATGGGCACCCGGGCCAGCGGCTCCCGAACCGGCCCGGGAGTCTTGACCCCCTCGGCGCTCCCGGGCTAGGCTGGGCGTACTCGCAGCGGTCGTCATGGGAGGTCGGGCCATGAGACGCCGATACGCCGGCCGGCTGGGCTGGCTCGTCGTCAGTCTGGTGCTCCTGGGATGTGAAGGCAGGGACCAGAGCACCACTCCGAGCGCCGAGGCCGTGAAGGAGACGGCCGAAGCGCCCAAGCCCGTCGTGACGCGCTCCTTCGCGACGGCCGACCTCATCGATGCGCTGTTCGTCGGCTCGGGGCCGCTGATTCCGAGGGACGGCATCACGGGGTGCCCCATGCAGGCGGTGTGGAGTGGGTTTCCCCGCGGGACGGCCGTCCGCGTGCGGGTGTCGACGACCGTCGAGCCGGCCACGCGGGAGGCGATCCAGCGGGCCGTTCTCCAGGTCAGCCTCGCCACCAACGGAATCATCACGGCCACGTTCCAGCTGACGAATGACCCGAACCCCCTGCCGGGGTCCAACGAGGTGACGGCCACCGCCCGTCCCCACCCCCAGGACGAGGGCTGTGGCTCCGACCAGGGCTGCATCGTGTATGGCTTCCAGGCCCGAGGGATCTTGCGCTCGGGCCGGGTCCTGCAGCCTCCCGGCCAGTCCCCGAACGCCTACGTCCGTGACGCGGTGGGGCACGGCGTCCTGGGGATGTGCCTGGTCGATGCGAAGCTGATCGAGGGGTCGGCGAACTCGCTCATGAGCTCCGGGCGCGGCGTGCTTCCCGCCATGGCCGCCCCCGGCCTGACCGCCCTGGACATGGAGGCGGCGCGAGCGCTCTATGCCTCGGCGCTCAACCCGGGGGCGATCCGGCGCGACCTCCTCCGCGCGGGCCTGGTCAATCTGCAGGCGGGCCAGCGGCGGAAAGGGCCCTCCTCCTGAACGCTGCCGGCCGCGGGTCCGCCGCCTCCGGCGGACGCTCGTCGCCGACCCGCGTCGCCCGGTGGGCCCTGGCCGCGCTCGCTGCCGCCACCGTGGCGGGCTGCGGGCTGCTCTACACCAACGTGCACGCGCCCCGCGCCTACCGCTCGGCGACCCCGAGCGACGTCAAGGCCGCCACCGCGGACCGCACGGTGTCCGGGCAGGGGTGCTACCAGAGTCTCCTCTTCCTCGTCGCCTGGGGCGACGCGAGCTACGCAGCCGCCACGCGGGACGCGCTCGGGGCCGACACCGACGCCATTCTGTACGACGTCAAGGCCGACGTGAAGGCCACCAGCGTGGCCTTCGGCCTCTATGCCCGGGTCTGCACGGTCGTGACGGGTCGGGTCGGGCGGCCGTGAGGCCGCTCGGTCTCGCGGCCGGGGTCCTCGCCGTGGCCCTCTGGGGCCCGGTCGCCCTGGCTCAGACGGAATCCTACGAGGCGAGCTCGGGGCTGATCCCGGTCGGCGGATTCGTGATCTTCTTCAACGCCAGCGGACCTCTCTCCTATGCCACCCCGACGCCGAAGGACCTGCCGGCCGGGGCCCTCCGGCTCGGGGTGGTGACCGGGCGCAGCTGCCAGTTCGGCGTCTCCACGCCGTTCACCAGCGTCTCGGGCGTCCCCCGATTGTCCGGAGCCGCGGGCGAGGGCGGCTTCGCGAAGGCGCTCGACGACATCCGGGCCCGCCATCCCGATCTCACGGGGATCTACGACGTCAAGGTCGACGACCACGTGGTGGGCGTCCTGACGATCTTCCAGCGGCAGTGTACGGAGATCACGGCGCGAGGCTTCAGGTAGCATTCGGCGGCGTCCGCCCCTTCGCGCACTCGGGGCATTCCTCCCGCTCCTCGTCGTAGGCGATCCCGTGGAGGGGGCACCGCGCGATGCGGGGCCCGCCCGGCGGCGGAGCTGGCGTCCGGTCCGACTTCTTTTCGCTTTCCATGTCCTGCCCTCCGTGGCGAGACGGGTCGGGTACGAGGACGAAGCCCATGGTGGACCAGGTGGCCGGTGGCTCCCGACGGCGTTCGCCCTGCCGGCGCTCCGGGGCGTGCGGCGCCCGTACCGCCCGCCGCTCTCCGTGCCGACGGTCCCAGATCACCTGTACCACGTCCGACTCGCTCGCGAAGTGCCGCTCGAGGATGTGGAAGACTTCGAGCTTCCGGCGGTCGACGATGGCGAGGTACGGGGTCGGGATGCTCGTCATGGAAGGGGACGGGTCTCCGGCATGTCGCGTCCCTTCGGGATAGATGCCGCATTCTTACCATGCAAGCGCTGCCGGCGGTTGTCAACGGCCTCCCGCGGCCCGGGCCCCCCGGCGGTGGCGGTGTATCCTGGGGATGAGGCCCCGGATGGCCGGGCCGATCCAGCGATGGCACGATCCCCCCGCGCGCGCCCGCCGAAGAAGCGGCTCCATGATTACGAGGCCAAACGCGACTTCGCCGTCACGCCGGAGCCGCCGCCTGGCCGCTCGGCCCGGCCCGGGGGACCACCCTTCTTCATGGTGCACAAGCATCACGCGCGGCGCCTCCACTACGACCTCCGGCTCGAGATCGAGGGCACCCTCGCCTCCTGGGCCGTGCCCAAGGGGCCGAGCTACGACCCGGCCGTCAAGCGGCTCGCGGTCCAGACCGAGGACCATCCGTTCGAGTACGGCGCCTTCGAGGGACGGATCCCCGAGGGGGAATACGGCGCCGGGGACTCGCTGATCTGGGACCGCGGCACCTTCGAGACGGTGCCGCCCGGGGAAGCGTCCCGGCAGCGGGCGAAAGGGCATCTCCACCTCGACCTCCGCGGCCAGAAGCTCCAGGGCCGATGGCACCTCGTCCGGACCAACCGGCCGTCGGACGGCAATCCGCAGTGGCTGCTCTTCAAGGCCAGCGACGAGACCGCCAGACCCGGCTACGACGTCGTGGCGGCCCGTCCGGAGTCGGTGGTCAGCGGGCGAGCCGTGGCGCGCGGGCCCGAGCGCGCGGCGACCCTCCGGGCGGCCCGGCCGGCGCCGGAGCGCCTCCTGGACCGCCTCTTCCCGCCGATGCTCGCCACGCCGGCCGCCCGCCTCCCGGCCGACGACGCCGAGTGGCGCTTCGAGCTCAAGTACGACGGCTTCCGCGCCCTCTGCGCCTTGTCGGATGGGCGGGTCGCGCTCTGGTCCCGCAACCGGCTGGATCTGGGACCGCGGTTCCGCCGGGTCGCCGAGGCCCTCTCGCGCGTGGTCGTCGGCGACGCGGTGATCGACGGAGAGATCGTGGCCTTCGATCCGCGCGGCGCGCCCCGCTTCCAGCTTCTCCAGAAAGGCCACGACGACGCGGCGGTGCTCGTCGCCTTCGACCTCGTGTGGCTCGACG from the Candidatus Methylomirabilota bacterium genome contains:
- a CDS encoding TRL domain-containing protein, with the translated sequence MAGCGLLYTNVHAPRAYRSATPSDVKAATADRTVSGQGCYQSLLFLVAWGDASYAAATRDALGADTDAILYDVKADVKATSVAFGLYARVCTVVTGRVGRP